From Brevibacillus marinus, a single genomic window includes:
- a CDS encoding tripartite tricarboxylate transporter permease, with product MSTIDYLLSGFATALQWHNLLFAFIGVLIGTSVGVLPGIGPMSGVALLMPVTASITGSLSPEEAATASIILLAGVYYGAMYGGSTTSILLNTPGESSSVVTTLDGYQMARQGRAGAALSIAAIGSFVGGIVALLGLIFLAQPLTQLALTFGPAEYFSLMLLGLAAVTGLAGKSMTKALIMTVFGLMLSTIGIDPVAGVSRFTYDIPALYSGLQFLTVAVGVFALGEVFRTILEREHSGGSIAKINRITPTRQDLQDSAGAIARGSLLGFFIGVLPGAGATLASFLSYMMEKKFSRDPAKFGKGAIEGVAAPESANNAAAGGAMIPLLTLGIPGSGTTAILLSAFVMYNIQPGPLLFSQHPYVAWGVIASMLIGNLVLLILNLPLVKVFAKVIQTPTKYLIPLIVAFSVFGVYAVLYSVFDLLLLIGCGVLGYYLSKHDFPLAPLVLGLVLGPMVENNLRRALTMSNNDVTIFLREPLSLTFLVIGLLWLIVPLLMKWKGKKVIISEEA from the coding sequence ATGAGCACGATTGATTATTTGCTGAGTGGTTTTGCCACGGCGCTGCAGTGGCACAATTTGCTGTTTGCCTTTATCGGCGTATTGATTGGCACCTCCGTGGGCGTGCTTCCCGGCATCGGGCCGATGAGCGGGGTGGCCCTGCTGATGCCGGTAACGGCCTCGATTACCGGCAGCTTGTCGCCCGAAGAGGCAGCGACCGCATCGATCATCTTGCTGGCGGGCGTTTACTACGGAGCGATGTATGGAGGATCCACCACGTCCATTTTGCTAAACACGCCCGGTGAATCGTCTTCCGTTGTAACCACGCTGGATGGCTACCAAATGGCCAGGCAAGGTAGAGCGGGAGCCGCGCTGTCCATCGCGGCGATCGGGTCCTTCGTCGGCGGTATTGTCGCCTTGCTCGGCTTGATCTTTCTCGCGCAACCGCTGACGCAATTGGCTTTGACCTTCGGACCGGCGGAGTATTTCTCGCTCATGCTGCTTGGGTTGGCTGCGGTCACCGGTTTGGCCGGCAAGTCCATGACGAAGGCGCTCATCATGACAGTGTTCGGACTGATGCTCTCCACGATCGGGATTGACCCTGTTGCCGGTGTATCACGGTTTACATACGATATTCCCGCGCTCTATTCCGGTCTGCAATTTTTAACGGTAGCGGTGGGAGTATTCGCGCTTGGGGAAGTATTCAGGACAATTCTGGAGAGGGAACACAGCGGCGGTTCCATCGCCAAAATTAACAGAATTACGCCAACCAGGCAGGATTTGCAAGACAGCGCCGGGGCGATAGCGCGGGGCTCCTTGCTCGGCTTTTTCATCGGGGTGCTTCCGGGGGCGGGGGCCACACTTGCATCCTTTTTATCCTACATGATGGAAAAGAAGTTCAGCCGGGATCCTGCGAAGTTCGGCAAAGGCGCGATTGAAGGGGTAGCTGCGCCGGAATCGGCAAACAACGCGGCGGCAGGTGGGGCGATGATTCCGCTGCTGACGTTGGGTATTCCCGGTTCGGGAACGACGGCCATTTTGTTGAGCGCCTTCGTCATGTACAACATACAACCGGGGCCGTTGTTGTTCAGCCAACATCCGTATGTGGCGTGGGGCGTCATCGCAAGTATGCTGATCGGCAATCTCGTGTTGTTGATCCTGAATCTCCCGCTGGTAAAAGTGTTCGCGAAGGTGATCCAGACTCCGACCAAGTATTTGATTCCGTTGATCGTCGCGTTTTCGGTTTTCGGTGTTTACGCCGTCCTGTACTCCGTTTTTGATTTGCTGCTGCTGATTGGTTGCGGGGTGCTCGGCTACTATTTGAGCAAACATGATTTTCCGCTGGCACCGCTGGTTTTGGGGCTTGTGCTCGGGCCCATGGTGGAAAACAATTTGCGGCGGGCACTGACCATGTCCAATAACGACGTCACGATCTTCCTGCGCGAACCGCTCTCCCTAACCTTCTTGGTTATTGGTCTGTTGTGGCTCATCGTGCCGTTATTGATGAAGTGGAAAGGGAAAAAAGTGATTATAAGCGAGGAAGCGTGA
- a CDS encoding sugar phosphate isomerase/epimerase family protein yields the protein MKFAYAYGTQETKAPVLGLKGPEHEVFPRLKAMGYSAVELLVRDPKRLDPAALVAALRTYGLQVAAVGTGPVVSDDGLTLTAANPEVREAALQRLKDIVEFASLFGCPVLLGKARGDLDLQAPALSRQWMKEGLEQLTRHAEHCGVSISLEPQNRKVINNVNTTREAVTFIESLRLANLCLMLDLYHMHVEGESFAHSFALASDKLNHLHVADSNRGTPGSGTLDFAKIMQLLKEIGYKGYISFELSQGTDGYRTAQTAIEHMLQLPYRQ from the coding sequence ATGAAATTTGCCTATGCTTACGGTACGCAGGAAACGAAAGCGCCCGTGCTTGGGCTCAAAGGCCCCGAGCACGAGGTTTTTCCCAGGTTGAAGGCGATGGGATATTCCGCCGTTGAACTGTTGGTGCGCGATCCAAAGCGCTTGGACCCGGCGGCATTGGTCGCGGCGCTGCGAACATACGGTTTGCAGGTGGCGGCCGTCGGAACCGGACCGGTTGTCAGCGACGACGGGTTAACCCTTACAGCGGCCAATCCTGAGGTGAGGGAGGCGGCCCTCCAACGGTTGAAAGATATCGTCGAGTTCGCCTCTCTGTTCGGCTGCCCGGTTTTGCTCGGCAAAGCGCGGGGCGATCTTGACCTTCAGGCACCGGCATTGTCCCGCCAATGGATGAAAGAGGGATTGGAACAGCTCACAAGACATGCGGAGCATTGTGGCGTGTCGATTTCCCTGGAGCCGCAGAACCGAAAGGTGATCAATAACGTAAACACGACGCGGGAGGCAGTAACCTTTATCGAGTCGCTTCGGCTCGCCAATCTTTGCCTGATGCTGGATCTCTACCACATGCACGTGGAGGGTGAATCGTTTGCACACTCGTTTGCTCTCGCCAGTGATAAGCTGAATCATCTGCACGTTGCCGACAGCAACCGGGGAACGCCGGGTTCGGGCACGCTTGATTTTGCGAAAATCATGCAGCTCCTGAAGGAAATCGGCTACAAGGGCTATATCAGTTTTGAACTCAGCCAAGGGACCGACGGTTACCGCACGGCGCAGACGGCAATCGAGCATATGCTGCAATTGCCTTACAGACAGTAA
- a CDS encoding aspartate/glutamate racemase family protein — MGGKPVKIGLIHATLNSLQPIVDAFQELSPQVKLLHFMDEGLIDALNETGEVTPPMVRRLIHLVEKAEESGVDGILLTCSSFSPFVNDIRPFFRTPLLAADISMLEEAVERGERIGVIATVAAAGPTTTALLKEIAAERGKTVDVQTAVITDAFAALQAGRPQQHNELIQRKITELAATCDVIVLAQMSMTRAVKGMPPVRVPVLTSPQISAKAILAKVADR; from the coding sequence ATGGGAGGTAAACCTGTAAAAATCGGTTTGATTCACGCGACACTGAATTCTCTGCAACCTATTGTGGATGCCTTTCAGGAGCTTTCGCCGCAGGTCAAGCTTCTTCATTTCATGGATGAAGGATTGATCGACGCATTGAATGAAACCGGTGAAGTAACACCGCCAATGGTTCGCCGGTTGATCCATCTGGTGGAAAAGGCGGAAGAAAGCGGAGTGGACGGCATTTTGCTCACTTGTTCCTCCTTTTCGCCCTTTGTCAACGACATTCGCCCGTTTTTCCGCACTCCGCTGCTAGCCGCAGACATCAGCATGCTGGAAGAGGCGGTTGAGCGGGGCGAACGAATCGGCGTTATCGCGACAGTTGCCGCGGCGGGTCCGACGACTACCGCGCTGCTCAAGGAAATCGCCGCAGAGCGCGGCAAAACTGTGGATGTGCAGACGGCCGTCATCACGGACGCATTCGCCGCGCTGCAGGCGGGACGTCCGCAGCAGCATAACGAGCTGATTCAACGCAAGATTACCGAACTGGCCGCAACCTGCGACGTCATCGTGCTGGCGCAAATGTCGATGACGAGAGCTGTAAAAGGGATGCCGCCTGTGCGCGTTCCCGTCTTGACCAGCCCGCAAATCAGCGCGAAAGCGATACTCGCCAAGGTCGCCGACAGGTGA
- a CDS encoding isocitrate/isopropylmalate dehydrogenase family protein has protein sequence MTTYRIGVLYGDGIGPEITKAALEVLKAAASQVDGVQFDLHELPMGWEAIEKYGDPIPQVTKDALKETHGWIMGPHDSAAYPPEFKVNRNPSGELRHYFDLYANIRPAKTMEGVPSIAEQADLVIFRENTEGYYCDRNMYVGAGEWHITPDVVVSAGVFTRKAIERIAHAAFKLAMRRRKKVTIVHKANVIKLGSGLFLNVCREVGKQYPEVRVDDFHIDAMAAHLVRRANFFDVIVTENMFGDILSDLAGELVGSLGLAPSINTNDDQAMAQAAHGSAPDIAGKNVANPIGIMMSTVMLLDWLAARYDDKHVQQVARTMENGIYTTVAEGVKTKDLGGSALTTEFTRAIVERIQR, from the coding sequence ATGACAACCTATCGCATTGGTGTTCTGTACGGAGACGGGATCGGTCCGGAGATCACGAAAGCTGCGCTCGAAGTGTTGAAAGCGGCTGCCTCGCAAGTCGACGGCGTGCAATTTGATTTGCACGAGCTTCCGATGGGGTGGGAAGCAATCGAAAAATACGGGGATCCCATTCCGCAAGTTACGAAGGACGCCCTGAAAGAAACCCATGGTTGGATCATGGGACCGCATGATTCCGCAGCTTATCCTCCCGAATTCAAAGTTAACCGCAACCCCAGCGGTGAACTCCGCCATTACTTCGACCTTTACGCAAACATCCGTCCCGCGAAGACGATGGAAGGGGTACCAAGCATTGCGGAGCAAGCGGATTTGGTCATTTTCCGCGAGAACACGGAAGGCTACTACTGCGACCGCAACATGTACGTAGGTGCGGGGGAGTGGCACATAACGCCGGATGTTGTGGTATCCGCCGGCGTTTTCACGCGCAAAGCGATCGAACGCATCGCCCACGCGGCATTCAAACTGGCGATGCGGCGCCGCAAGAAAGTGACGATCGTGCATAAAGCCAACGTCATCAAGTTGGGCAGCGGACTTTTTCTGAATGTTTGTCGTGAAGTCGGCAAACAGTATCCGGAGGTTCGCGTGGACGATTTTCACATCGACGCCATGGCGGCGCACTTGGTGCGGCGAGCCAACTTCTTCGATGTGATCGTCACGGAAAACATGTTCGGCGATATCCTGTCCGATTTGGCCGGCGAACTGGTGGGCAGCTTGGGGCTTGCGCCGTCCATCAACACCAATGACGATCAAGCGATGGCGCAAGCCGCCCACGGCTCCGCTCCGGACATCGCAGGGAAAAATGTCGCCAACCCGATCGGCATCATGATGTCTACGGTTATGTTGCTGGATTGGCTGGCCGCCCGTTACGACGACAAGCACGTGCAGCAAGTGGCCCGCACCATGGAAAACGGAATATACACCACGGTGGCGGAGGGCGTGAAAACGAAGGATTTGGGCGGGAGCGCTTTGACGACTGAGTTTACGCGAGCTATCGTGGAACGGATTCAGCGATGA
- a CDS encoding GerAB/ArcD/ProY family transporter, with the protein MISRWQFFLLTINYILGTTFFVLISRLVKQGGQDTWLMPLWAGSFGILCALFWMVLFRWHPGKSLPQIALAVCGRPLGTAMSMLFFFYFSVLAGWVLRNLSDFMNATIMPETPKSVFHISFLLVACYTVALGVESVARLNQLVTPFLFFPFWFVLLLAAVNWDWNRFQPVLASEIWRNMLEAHFFLGFPYMETFAMTMFLPLVKQDGNRAFVLGIATATLSLSMTLFMIIGLLGVDRASRLTYPIYIVVQEVAIGEMIVNIHSVISVVLLILIFIKLLVLVYGAYESLRHVFRPKRQWPHFLALTLLLSGIAASIYENPIQNGEWNEKYTFAFDSFFVLFLPFLLLAASWLRRKFNRRNHWNKRSAN; encoded by the coding sequence ATGATTTCCCGCTGGCAGTTTTTCCTCTTGACCATTAACTACATCCTGGGAACGACTTTCTTCGTATTGATCTCCAGGCTGGTTAAACAGGGAGGGCAGGATACCTGGCTGATGCCCTTGTGGGCGGGAAGCTTCGGCATCCTCTGCGCCCTGTTCTGGATGGTTCTGTTTCGCTGGCATCCCGGAAAAAGTCTGCCGCAAATCGCGCTCGCCGTATGCGGCCGCCCTTTGGGCACGGCCATGTCCATGCTGTTCTTTTTCTACTTTTCCGTTTTAGCGGGCTGGGTACTGCGCAATTTAAGCGATTTTATGAATGCCACGATTATGCCGGAGACGCCGAAAAGCGTTTTCCATATCTCGTTTCTGCTCGTTGCCTGTTACACGGTTGCGCTGGGAGTGGAATCCGTCGCCCGGCTCAATCAGCTCGTAACCCCGTTTTTGTTTTTTCCGTTTTGGTTCGTTCTGCTGTTGGCGGCGGTGAACTGGGACTGGAACCGATTTCAGCCGGTGCTTGCTTCCGAGATCTGGCGCAACATGCTGGAAGCCCATTTCTTTCTAGGGTTCCCTTACATGGAAACGTTCGCGATGACGATGTTTCTTCCGTTGGTGAAGCAGGACGGCAACCGCGCGTTTGTGCTGGGAATTGCGACGGCTACGCTTTCGCTCTCCATGACCTTGTTTATGATCATCGGGCTGTTGGGCGTGGACAGAGCGTCGCGGCTTACCTATCCGATCTATATCGTCGTGCAGGAAGTTGCGATTGGCGAAATGATTGTCAATATCCATTCCGTTATTTCCGTGGTGTTGCTGATTCTCATCTTTATCAAGTTGTTGGTTTTGGTGTACGGCGCTTATGAAAGCCTGCGTCACGTTTTCCGGCCCAAACGCCAATGGCCGCACTTTTTGGCTCTGACGCTGCTGTTGTCGGGCATAGCTGCCTCCATTTACGAAAACCCGATCCAAAACGGGGAATGGAATGAAAAATACACGTTTGCTTTCGATAGCTTCTTCGTCCTGTTCTTGCCTTTTTTGCTGCTGGCGGCAAGCTGGCTGAGACGTAAGTTCAACCGCCGGAACCACTGGAACAAAAGGAGCGCGAATTGA
- a CDS encoding Ger(x)C family spore germination protein, translated as MVRRQTATAFFILVFLSMLLAACWDKTELNELALVSMIGVDSDPESGVKTVYFQVVNPLSSSSAKGPPNSDQAPVYTYEIKGKSYGEMNSTIYKVLPRRLFIAHYKAIIVSERAAKQGVREIVNFIEMQPNGRASVPLLISDGPLSPFMHTLTPLERVPSDALDSRLRQLTRHSLLTGKQIMVNNVIERMENGETIVLPLVTSQAENVPADSGETAANINAKQNNFTIGGGAVLQDYRMVGRLNDKELIWYHLLNGEKGRQALRFLIDGKRTSLEWKLVRLERTVHWQQGQPVVRIHLSLKLSSALSSEYVPETRRKIIQLEDQVNRIMTDELNAFQEKMKTKGWDLLRIEKLLQRSRLPGQQHSATTAKNAKVVISVTTKLSQVGMNTPY; from the coding sequence ATGGTCCGTCGTCAAACCGCAACCGCTTTTTTCATCCTTGTTTTCCTGTCCATGCTGCTGGCCGCCTGCTGGGACAAGACGGAACTGAACGAACTGGCGCTGGTCAGCATGATCGGGGTGGACAGCGATCCGGAAAGCGGCGTAAAAACGGTCTATTTCCAAGTGGTCAACCCGTTGAGCAGCTCTTCCGCCAAGGGCCCGCCGAACAGTGATCAGGCCCCGGTGTACACCTATGAGATCAAGGGAAAATCATACGGGGAAATGAACTCTACCATTTACAAAGTGCTGCCGCGCAGATTGTTTATCGCCCATTATAAAGCGATCATCGTTTCCGAGCGGGCTGCCAAGCAAGGAGTCCGCGAGATCGTCAACTTTATCGAAATGCAGCCCAACGGCCGGGCTTCCGTTCCGCTGCTGATCAGCGACGGACCGCTATCGCCATTCATGCACACCCTCACACCGCTGGAGCGGGTGCCGTCGGACGCTTTGGATTCCAGGCTGCGGCAGCTTACCCGACATTCGCTCCTCACAGGAAAACAGATCATGGTCAACAATGTGATTGAACGCATGGAAAACGGGGAGACGATCGTCTTGCCGCTGGTCACTTCGCAAGCAGAAAACGTGCCCGCGGATAGCGGCGAAACGGCAGCCAATATCAACGCCAAGCAAAACAATTTCACGATCGGAGGAGGGGCGGTCCTACAGGATTACCGCATGGTCGGCAGGCTGAACGACAAGGAACTGATCTGGTATCATCTGCTGAACGGGGAGAAGGGACGGCAAGCGCTGCGCTTCCTGATCGACGGAAAACGGACGTCTCTGGAATGGAAACTGGTTCGCCTGGAGCGAACGGTTCACTGGCAGCAGGGGCAACCTGTCGTCAGGATCCACCTGTCGCTCAAACTCTCGAGCGCTCTTTCCAGCGAATACGTGCCCGAAACCCGGAGGAAAATTATCCAGCTGGAGGATCAGGTGAATCGGATTATGACGGACGAATTGAACGCTTTTCAGGAAAAGATGAAAACGAAAGGATGGGATTTGTTGAGGATTGAGAAGCTTTTGCAACGAAGCCGGTTACCCGGCCAGCAACATTCCGCCACAACAGCGAAAAACGCAAAAGTTGTCATCAGCGTCACCACCAAACTTTCACAAGTGGGCATGAATACACCTTATTAG
- a CDS encoding spore germination protein, giving the protein MAKQENRSIQTDLFADVQNALGSPLDLVCRSLFAREELTVQCIYLSSMVDKKTIDEYLLKSLTEGRFAEGEAPGETEPHFLRELAFSREYKELLEQTISALLAGQCALVDFVRERICLIDVHAPRQRQIDEPKAESTIRGPHEGFTETIQANVGLIRKRIRHPQLRFEKYHFGSNTQTTVLLVYLEHLAPHSLVEEARRRLSAIKTDSVLESAYIEEFIQDRIWSPFPTLSNTERPDVVAAQLLDGKVAVLVDGTPGVLLAPMTFFEFFSSPEDYYQRADIATLIRWFRLISFFTAVFVPSLYVAATTFHQELIPTQLLISLSAQREGVPLPAFIEVLLMEVVFEIIREAGLRMPRAIGQALSIVGAIVLGQAAVEAGLISAAIVIVVSITGITNFVVPVYSFGMSQRLLRFSLVLLAGMLGLFGILCGALFVAAHLASLKSFGVPYMSPAAPANRADWKEVLVRVPRPWMNPLRLPGFIQKLHGKR; this is encoded by the coding sequence ATGGCGAAACAAGAAAACCGCTCGATCCAAACCGATCTGTTCGCAGATGTGCAAAACGCGCTTGGGTCTCCCTTGGATTTGGTCTGCCGCTCGCTGTTCGCAAGGGAAGAGCTCACAGTCCAGTGCATCTATTTGTCCTCGATGGTTGATAAAAAAACGATCGACGAGTATCTTCTGAAATCGTTAACAGAGGGCCGGTTCGCGGAAGGGGAAGCTCCCGGCGAGACGGAACCCCATTTTTTGCGCGAACTGGCCTTTTCGCGCGAATACAAAGAATTGTTGGAGCAAACAATTTCGGCTCTCTTGGCGGGACAATGCGCGCTTGTCGATTTCGTGCGGGAGCGCATCTGTCTGATCGACGTACACGCCCCCAGGCAGCGACAGATTGATGAACCAAAAGCAGAATCCACGATTCGCGGGCCGCACGAGGGGTTTACGGAAACCATCCAGGCAAATGTGGGGCTCATCCGCAAACGCATTCGCCATCCGCAGCTCCGCTTTGAAAAATATCATTTCGGCAGCAACACCCAGACGACCGTGCTGTTGGTGTATCTGGAGCATCTCGCCCCCCATTCTTTGGTCGAAGAAGCGCGGCGCCGGCTGTCGGCGATCAAAACCGACAGCGTACTGGAGAGCGCCTACATTGAAGAGTTTATCCAGGACCGGATCTGGTCTCCCTTTCCCACGCTGAGCAACACCGAGCGCCCCGATGTGGTGGCGGCCCAATTGCTGGACGGAAAAGTGGCTGTGCTGGTTGATGGAACGCCAGGCGTACTGCTTGCCCCGATGACGTTTTTCGAGTTTTTCAGTTCACCGGAAGATTATTATCAGCGAGCCGATATTGCCACGTTGATCCGCTGGTTTCGTTTGATTTCTTTTTTTACCGCTGTGTTCGTGCCTTCCCTGTATGTCGCCGCCACCACCTTTCATCAGGAACTCATCCCGACCCAGTTATTGATCAGCCTGTCAGCGCAACGCGAAGGGGTTCCGCTGCCGGCTTTTATTGAAGTGCTGCTGATGGAGGTCGTGTTTGAAATTATCCGGGAAGCGGGACTGCGCATGCCCCGAGCAATCGGGCAGGCGCTCTCGATCGTGGGAGCGATCGTGCTGGGGCAAGCGGCGGTGGAGGCGGGTCTCATCTCCGCCGCGATCGTCATCGTGGTCTCCATTACCGGCATCACCAATTTCGTTGTCCCCGTCTACAGTTTCGGCATGTCGCAGCGTCTGCTCCGCTTCTCGTTGGTATTGTTGGCGGGGATGTTGGGACTGTTCGGGATCTTGTGCGGCGCCCTGTTTGTGGCTGCACATCTGGCGTCGCTCAAATCATTCGGCGTTCCGTACATGTCCCCCGCGGCGCCGGCCAACCGCGCCGACTGGAAAGAAGTGCTGGTGCGAGTGCCCCGGCCGTGGATGAATCCGCTGCGGCTGCCCGGTTTTATCCAAAAGTTGCATGGAAAACGGTAA
- the nrdF gene encoding class 1b ribonucleoside-diphosphate reductase subunit beta, translating into METDVKAVNWNRPEDEFTIAFWQQNIMQFWTDEEIPLSDDKMSWLELNEAEQQLYMKVLAGLTLLDTVQGDLGMPNILQHVDGLQRKAVLAFMGMMEQIHAKSYSSIFTTLATSEEIDALFKWVETHPLLQTKADMVAQHYRSIETRKDLYLAMAASVLLESFLFYSGFFYPLYLAGQGKMTNSGEIIDLILRDESIHGLYVGILAQEVYGELQPDEQTAAAEELLRLLDSLYRIETRYTEELYTSVGLTDDVQRFVRYNANKAMMNLGLEAVFAEEEVNPIVFNGIRTHTKQHDFFSKKGNGYVKAIHVEPLTDADFQFDF; encoded by the coding sequence ATGGAAACCGACGTGAAAGCCGTCAATTGGAATCGGCCGGAGGACGAATTTACGATCGCCTTCTGGCAGCAAAACATCATGCAGTTTTGGACGGATGAAGAGATTCCCCTGTCCGACGACAAAATGTCTTGGCTGGAATTGAACGAAGCCGAACAGCAGCTGTACATGAAAGTATTGGCCGGGCTGACCCTGCTCGATACCGTGCAGGGCGATCTGGGCATGCCGAATATTTTGCAGCACGTGGACGGGCTGCAGCGCAAAGCGGTGCTGGCGTTTATGGGCATGATGGAACAAATTCACGCCAAATCTTACAGCAGCATCTTCACCACACTGGCCACCAGCGAGGAAATCGACGCCCTCTTCAAGTGGGTGGAAACGCATCCGCTGCTGCAAACAAAGGCGGACATGGTGGCCCAACATTACCGGTCGATCGAAACGCGCAAAGACCTGTATCTGGCGATGGCTGCCTCCGTCCTGTTGGAAAGCTTCCTATTTTACAGCGGATTTTTTTACCCGCTCTATCTGGCGGGACAGGGGAAGATGACCAATAGCGGGGAAATCATCGATTTGATCCTGCGGGACGAAAGCATCCACGGCCTGTACGTCGGGATTCTGGCGCAAGAAGTGTACGGTGAGCTGCAGCCGGACGAGCAAACGGCTGCTGCCGAAGAACTGCTTCGTTTGCTCGATTCCCTGTATCGCATCGAAACGCGGTACACGGAGGAATTGTACACCTCTGTCGGTTTAACCGACGACGTCCAGCGCTTCGTCCGCTACAACGCCAACAAAGCGATGATGAATCTGGGTTTGGAGGCGGTGTTTGCGGAGGAGGAAGTCAACCCGATTGTCTTCAACGGAATCCGCACCCATACGAAGCAGCACGATTTCTTCTCCAAAAAAGGAAACGGCTACGTCAAGGCGATTCACGTGGAACCGCTGACCGACGCAGATTTCCAATTTGACTTTTAG